Proteins encoded within one genomic window of Empedobacter falsenii:
- a CDS encoding DUF2480 family protein gives MSDEIINKVANSSLVTIDLQDYYPDGDRVVFDLKDWLYEELILREKDFRENLKNHDWTQYQDKYVALTCTADAIVPSWAYLLVATYLSPIAKRIVHGSLQDLDTILYTEIVDHLPYEDYVDGKIIVKGCSHKPVPDSAYIQLIERLQPIVSSLMFGEACSTVPLYKKKK, from the coding sequence ATGTCAGACGAAATTATAAATAAAGTTGCCAATAGTAGTTTAGTAACAATTGATTTACAAGATTATTATCCTGATGGAGATCGTGTTGTTTTTGACTTGAAAGATTGGTTATATGAAGAATTGATTCTTAGAGAAAAGGATTTTAGAGAAAATCTGAAAAATCATGATTGGACACAATATCAAGATAAATATGTAGCGTTAACGTGTACTGCGGATGCGATTGTTCCGTCTTGGGCTTATTTGTTGGTCGCAACCTATTTGTCGCCAATCGCGAAACGAATTGTACATGGAAGTTTACAAGATTTGGATACGATTTTGTACACCGAAATTGTAGATCATTTGCCTTATGAAGATTATGTTGATGGAAAAATAATTGTGAAAGGTTGCTCGCACAAGCCAGTTCCCGATTCGGCTTATATTCAATTAATTGAACGTTTACAACCAATTGTAAGTTCGTTGATGTTTGGTGAAGCGTGTAGCACTGTTCCGCTTTATAAAAAGAAGAAATAA